From Microcystis aeruginosa NIES-2549, a single genomic window includes:
- a CDS encoding AAA family ATPase: MNNIDQVLQYVDDLMFEKVESHLTPVQEAILTGVWQGQKYWQIAQSFNGCSESHIKKEAANLWKKLGKVLDEDVNKDNLRSKLERKYRVSQAYHSGNCLLQIDNINIGGQIIQTTNDNQNRSYSLHNNKSPMIDLTKAPELRYNYGRKLELSTLKEWLDNKTRLITIYGLSGIGKTALTLKLISEIASQFDYIIYRSLENIPQLIALKDNLKQFFSQSLSTPLPDIIDYLSSYRCLIILDDVQNIFKLGELAGKYLSDCQDYHKFFQQIATTSHQSCLILISWELPRDFVTLKSDKIKTLYLQGLTTEFEEIFKEYGLKSEEKWTKLSELYQGHPNWLNIISSTLIELFDGEVSLFLEQMKNEIYLGDIEDSIECHLQRLSATEKKVMHWLANQTEAVEKFPKTANLDLSTSEFWATIQSLMRRCLLDKLPSETSSYFPINPVFKSYLQRNPND, translated from the coding sequence ATGAATAATATTGACCAAGTTTTGCAATATGTTGATGATTTAATGTTTGAGAAAGTGGAGTCTCATCTGACACCAGTACAAGAAGCAATCTTGACAGGGGTTTGGCAAGGTCAAAAATATTGGCAAATTGCTCAATCTTTTAATGGTTGTAGTGAATCTCATATTAAAAAAGAGGCTGCTAACTTATGGAAAAAGTTGGGTAAGGTATTAGACGAAGATGTTAATAAAGATAATTTACGATCCAAGTTAGAAAGAAAATATCGGGTTTCTCAAGCTTATCATTCGGGGAATTGTTTGTTACAAATTGATAACATCAATATTGGTGGTCAAATTATTCAAACGACTAATGATAACCAAAACCGATCATATTCTTTACATAATAATAAATCTCCCATGATTGACTTAACAAAAGCTCCTGAATTAAGGTATAACTATGGACGTAAGTTAGAACTATCCACCTTAAAAGAATGGCTAGATAATAAAACTCGATTAATTACTATTTATGGGTTAAGTGGAATTGGAAAAACAGCTTTAACCCTTAAATTAATTTCAGAAATTGCCTCACAATTTGATTATATTATTTATCGCAGCCTGGAAAATATTCCTCAATTAATTGCTCTCAAAGATAATCTAAAACAGTTTTTCAGCCAATCTCTATCAACCCCCTTACCCGATATAATAGATTATCTAAGCTCCTATCGTTGTTTAATTATTCTTGATGATGTACAGAATATTTTTAAACTGGGGGAATTAGCAGGTAAATATTTAAGCGACTGTCAGGATTATCATAAATTTTTTCAGCAAATTGCTACCACATCTCATCAAAGTTGTTTAATTTTAATTAGTTGGGAACTTCCCAGAGATTTTGTCACCTTAAAATCCGATAAAATTAAAACTTTATACCTGCAAGGTTTAACAACAGAATTTGAAGAAATCTTCAAAGAATACGGTTTAAAAAGTGAGGAGAAATGGACGAAACTGAGCGAACTTTATCAAGGTCATCCTAACTGGTTAAATATCATCTCCTCAACCCTTATTGAACTATTTGATGGAGAAGTATCCTTATTTTTAGAACAAATGAAAAATGAAATTTATTTAGGAGATATAGAAGACTCGATCGAATGTCATTTACAGCGTTTATCCGCAACAGAAAAAAAGGTGATGCACTGGTTAGCTAATCAAACTGAAGCGGTAGAAAAGTTTCCCAAAACTGCTAATCTTGACTTATCTACTTCTGAATTTTGGGCAACTATTCAGTCATTAATGAGACGCTGTTTACTGGATAAATTACCATCAGAAACCTCGTCCTATTTTCCTATTAATCCTGTGTT
- a CDS encoding vWA domain-containing protein codes for MYQELLSSAKPGFILIMIDQSASMSDKYANSNKADFAALAVNRVIGEIITACSSGNEIKDRCFVAAVGYGAGINVLFLDKASELAKNPNTTTLKRKVSDGAGGLVEVDEVMRVFVKPTASNGTPMAEAFKQAYNGVEKFISNHPDSFPPVVINITDGEPNDFNAATTEAKKLAQLKTSDGNVIVLNAHISNASAGKIELPSDNAGFNNNKFANFLFDISSVLPDPLAESAKNAGFNVQPNARGFIFNADAEALIKLLQFGSQGALR; via the coding sequence ATGTATCAAGAACTACTGAGTAGCGCCAAGCCTGGATTTATCCTGATTATGATTGATCAGTCAGCTTCAATGTCAGATAAATACGCCAATTCAAATAAAGCAGATTTTGCCGCATTAGCCGTTAATCGAGTCATCGGAGAAATTATTACAGCTTGTTCATCGGGTAATGAGATTAAAGACAGATGTTTTGTGGCGGCGGTTGGCTATGGAGCAGGTATTAATGTACTATTTCTAGATAAAGCCTCAGAGTTGGCTAAAAATCCCAATACAACAACCCTTAAGAGAAAAGTCTCTGATGGTGCAGGTGGGTTGGTTGAAGTGGATGAAGTAATGCGAGTGTTTGTGAAACCGACTGCAAGTAATGGAACACCAATGGCTGAAGCCTTTAAACAGGCTTATAATGGGGTAGAAAAATTTATTTCTAATCATCCCGATAGCTTTCCACCCGTTGTTATTAATATAACCGATGGAGAACCTAATGATTTTAATGCTGCTACTACTGAAGCGAAAAAACTAGCACAACTTAAAACAAGTGACGGTAACGTGATTGTTTTGAATGCTCATATTTCTAACGCATCAGCAGGGAAAATAGAGTTACCTAGTGACAATGCTGGTTTTAACAATAATAAATTTGCTAACTTTTTGTTTGATATTTCCAGTGTGCTTCCTGATCCTCTTGCTGAGAGTGCCAAAAATGCGGGTTTTAATGTTCAACCTAATGCCAGAGGTTTTATCTTTAATGCTGATGCTGAAGCACTGATTAAACTTCTTCAATTTGGTTCTCAAGGAGCATTACGCTAA
- a CDS encoding PP2C family serine/threonine-protein phosphatase, with protein MESHHKVSVIRRFSDRTHKEMETISGCQDNFSYNEAKNCFAIADGATQSFYSSIWSKLLVDYFCENPQIDKNNWQEWLELIQQKWLEEVRAELEKAKSGNNFAWIEIYNGLERSKSATSTFIGLQFIENQAKISIVGDSCLFIFQGNQLIQTYLLKKSTNFNDRPGYFGSRSKNNDDYEPEFLDIELKYKQHSDKLYFVLATDALAEYIFKYTEQQRDILTTLLTINSEQEFENFVKSARHNGTIKMKNDDVTLMILEVSDREIVSLPTQTRKENQKNTPIISPLSYETEQPSKEDQNNSSSVEKEPKDNTPAENLEDTSGFAKISSNLQTLLKFLPSLPMTHRNLRGVSSSSPQLREDKPPVIKGIDGIRNLLLVFIPLNIFLTILSTATILYFISQTANKINSIKTEQSSNSNSSSQVTKYEPKYMNLEKGNKIYKDQTFQEIIIPALSDSSQVLILEEGDKWIKFQIDLYANQAILNQCSTCARDEIEIKPKTNLRTLASESERDVFGQLSEPSKFKKLEFDSLPNWSKFTFVGYVKK; from the coding sequence ATGGAATCTCATCATAAAGTTTCAGTCATCCGTCGGTTCAGTGATAGAACTCATAAAGAGATGGAAACCATTAGCGGTTGTCAAGATAATTTTAGCTATAATGAAGCTAAGAATTGTTTTGCGATCGCCGATGGTGCAACTCAATCATTTTACTCAAGTATATGGTCAAAACTTCTTGTTGATTATTTTTGTGAAAATCCCCAGATTGATAAAAACAATTGGCAAGAATGGCTTGAACTAATTCAGCAAAAATGGTTAGAAGAAGTTAGAGCAGAATTAGAAAAAGCAAAAAGCGGTAATAATTTTGCCTGGATTGAGATTTACAATGGTTTGGAACGTTCTAAATCAGCAACATCTACCTTTATTGGGTTACAATTTATTGAAAATCAAGCAAAAATCTCAATTGTTGGCGATAGCTGTCTGTTTATTTTTCAGGGAAATCAATTAATTCAAACCTATTTATTGAAAAAATCAACGAATTTTAATGATAGACCTGGATATTTTGGAAGTCGCTCTAAAAATAATGATGATTATGAGCCAGAGTTTTTAGACATCGAATTAAAATACAAACAACATTCAGATAAGCTTTATTTTGTACTAGCAACTGACGCTCTAGCTGAATATATTTTTAAATATACAGAACAGCAAAGAGATATTTTAACAACTTTACTTACCATTAATTCAGAACAGGAGTTTGAGAATTTTGTAAAATCTGCTAGACATAATGGCACAATAAAAATGAAAAATGATGATGTCACTTTAATGATTTTAGAAGTCAGTGATCGTGAAATCGTCAGTTTGCCTACACAAACCAGAAAAGAAAATCAAAAAAATACTCCTATCATTTCACCTTTAAGTTATGAAACTGAACAGCCTTCTAAAGAAGATCAAAACAATTCTTCAAGCGTAGAAAAAGAACCTAAAGACAATACTCCTGCTGAAAATTTAGAAGATACTTCTGGTTTTGCCAAAATAAGCTCCAATCTACAAACATTATTAAAATTTCTGCCATCTTTACCCATGACGCACCGCAATTTGAGAGGAGTTTCTTCTTCAAGTCCTCAACTGAGAGAAGACAAACCACCCGTAATTAAAGGAATAGATGGAATCCGTAATCTTCTCCTTGTTTTTATTCCTTTAAATATATTCTTAACTATACTCTCCACTGCGACCATATTATATTTTATTTCTCAGACAGCTAACAAAATAAATAGTATAAAAACTGAACAATCAAGCAATTCAAATTCATCTAGTCAAGTCACTAAATATGAACCTAAATATATGAACCTTGAAAAAGGAAATAAAATCTACAAAGATCAAACTTTTCAAGAAATTATTATTCCTGCTTTATCTGACTCATCTCAGGTTTTAATTTTAGAAGAAGGAGACAAATGGATTAAATTTCAGATTGATCTTTATGCTAATCAAGCAATCTTGAATCAATGTTCTACTTGTGCAAGGGATGAAATAGAAATAAAACCCAAGACAAATCTGAGAACTTTGGCTAGTGAATCAGAAAGGGATGTTTTTGGACAATTAAGCGAACCATCAAAGTTTAAAAAACTTGAATTTGATTCCCTTCCCAATTGGTCTAAATTTACATTTGTGGGGTATGTAAAAAAATGA
- a CDS encoding protein kinase domain-containing protein has translation MKYPLRTDYETVVKYPDRFIYDGILQQGKPVKQKQNQNFLLSHNGGKAVVYEIQTNPKKYALKCWIEDLGDLKIRYKAIDAYLKTVQLPYFVDFAYQEQGILVNGQRFPIIRMEWVDGISFKDFISSNINNPTSIRNFAEKFLEMVKILHQNNISHGDLQHGNIIVRKNGDLCLIDYDSLYVPQLSNATDNIKGLPGYQHPNRNKLSKLSPKADYFSEMVIYLSLLVLSENPNYWQQIQQEERLLFSEKDLIKPNSSKIFKELKNLSPEIVYFTQELEKFCQQSNIENLQTLENLVNNYTGVKWSFVPPTNPIPIVTSPVPVVNNPTNWGFTSNNSTPSPYPPPSSQGWTFSPNGVQTQTSPKNTTSSDPWTKLETNSSSAWDKFDTGKTPPPTDWDKLHQQPRKEAPVPIPDENIWDKFDNIWKKLTTSVSSIWNKILNWFN, from the coding sequence ATGAAATATCCGCTTAGAACTGACTATGAAACAGTCGTAAAATACCCTGATAGATTTATATACGATGGTATTTTACAACAAGGAAAGCCTGTTAAGCAAAAGCAAAATCAGAACTTTTTACTGTCTCATAATGGCGGAAAAGCCGTTGTTTATGAAATTCAAACTAATCCTAAAAAATATGCCCTTAAATGTTGGATAGAAGATTTAGGGGATCTAAAAATTCGTTATAAGGCGATTGATGCCTATCTTAAAACAGTTCAACTTCCTTATTTTGTTGATTTTGCTTACCAAGAACAAGGAATTTTAGTCAATGGACAAAGATTTCCCATTATTAGAATGGAATGGGTTGATGGTATTAGCTTTAAAGACTTTATATCTAGTAATATTAATAACCCGACTTCTATCCGTAACTTTGCCGAAAAATTCTTAGAAATGGTTAAAATTCTTCATCAAAATAATATTTCTCATGGAGACTTACAACACGGTAATATTATAGTGCGTAAAAATGGTGATCTATGTTTAATTGACTATGATAGTTTATATGTTCCTCAATTAAGCAACGCAACCGACAATATTAAAGGACTCCCTGGTTATCAACATCCTAACAGAAATAAGTTATCTAAATTAAGTCCAAAAGCTGACTATTTCTCAGAAATGGTAATTTATTTATCATTGCTTGTTTTATCAGAAAATCCCAACTATTGGCAACAAATACAACAAGAAGAAAGGCTACTATTTTCCGAAAAAGACCTAATTAAACCTAATTCATCCAAGATTTTCAAAGAACTTAAAAATCTTTCTCCTGAGATTGTGTATTTTACCCAAGAATTAGAGAAATTTTGTCAACAATCAAATATTGAAAACCTACAAACTCTTGAAAATTTAGTCAACAATTACACAGGAGTTAAATGGAGTTTTGTGCCTCCTACTAACCCTATTCCAATCGTTACTTCACCTGTTCCTGTAGTTAATAATCCTACTAATTGGGGTTTTACATCTAATAATTCTACTCCATCCCCATACCCTCCTCCCTCAAGTCAAGGATGGACTTTCTCCCCTAACGGAGTTCAAACTCAAACCAGTCCAAAAAATACAACATCTTCAGATCCCTGGACAAAACTTGAAACCAATTCATCAAGTGCTTGGGATAAATTTGACACGGGTAAAACACCACCTCCAACAGATTGGGATAAACTCCATCAACAACCTCGAAAAGAAGCACCAGTACCTATTCCAGATGAAAACATTTGGGATAAATTTGATAATATTTGGAAGAAACTTACAACATCTGTATCATCTATTTGGAACAAAATTTTGAACTGGTTTAATTAG
- a CDS encoding DUF29 family protein yields MEELLELKDLLLVGNIPDALLLVEEMTEMSKDDKLNKIFSFSIIVLLHLIKQQAEKRSTRSWETSISNSVRQIQRINKRRKTGGNYLTIEELKETLDDAYSSALRQGALEAFEGIYKPEEIEAMVDKNRIINQAMELILG; encoded by the coding sequence ATGGAAGAATTGTTAGAATTAAAGGATTTACTTTTGGTAGGAAATATTCCCGATGCCTTGCTCCTGGTAGAGGAAATGACAGAAATGAGCAAGGATGATAAGCTCAATAAGATTTTTAGCTTTAGTATTATTGTTCTATTACATCTGATTAAACAGCAAGCAGAAAAACGCAGTACCCGCTCATGGGAAACCTCTATTTCTAATTCTGTTAGACAGATTCAACGCATTAATAAACGACGTAAAACTGGAGGAAATTATCTAACAATAGAAGAATTAAAAGAAACCTTAGATGATGCTTATTCTTCGGCTTTAAGACAAGGGGCATTAGAAGCTTTTGAAGGTATATATAAACCCGAAGAAATTGAAGCTATGGTTGATAAAAATCGAATTATTAATCAAGCAATGGAGTTGATTTTAGGATAG
- the psbA gene encoding photosystem II q(b) protein, translating to MTTTLQQRESASLWEQFCQWITSTNNRLYVGWFGVIMIPTLLTATTCFIIAFIAAPPVDIDGIREPVAGSLLYGNNIISGAVVPSSNAIGLHFYPIWEAASLDEWLYNGGPYQLVIFHFLLGVFCYLGRQWELSFRLGMRPWICVAYSAPVSAATAVFLIYPIGQGSFSDGMPLGISGTFNFMFVFQAEHNILMHPFHMLGVAGVFGGSLFSAMHGSLVTSSLVRETTEIESQNYGYKFGQEEETYNIVAAHGYFGRLIFQYASFNNSRSLHFFLGAWPVIGIWFTAMGVSTMAFNLNGFNFNQSILDSQGRVIGTWADVLNRAGIGMEVMHERNAHNFPLDLASGEQAPVALIAPSING from the coding sequence ATGACCACCACTCTACAACAGCGCGAGAGCGCTTCCCTGTGGGAGCAGTTCTGCCAGTGGATCACCAGCACCAACAACCGTCTTTATGTCGGCTGGTTCGGTGTGATCATGATCCCCACCCTGCTCACCGCCACCACCTGCTTCATCATCGCCTTTATCGCCGCTCCTCCTGTAGATATCGACGGTATCCGCGAGCCTGTAGCTGGTTCTCTACTCTACGGAAACAACATCATCTCTGGTGCGGTTGTTCCCTCTTCCAACGCGATTGGACTCCACTTCTACCCCATCTGGGAAGCTGCTTCCTTAGATGAGTGGTTATACAACGGTGGTCCCTACCAGTTAGTCATTTTCCATTTCTTACTAGGTGTCTTCTGCTACCTCGGTCGTCAGTGGGAACTGTCTTTCCGTTTAGGAATGCGTCCTTGGATCTGTGTGGCTTACTCTGCACCTGTATCCGCCGCTACTGCTGTATTCTTAATCTATCCCATCGGACAAGGTTCTTTCTCTGATGGTATGCCTTTAGGAATCTCTGGAACCTTCAACTTTATGTTCGTGTTCCAAGCAGAACATAACATTCTGATGCACCCCTTCCATATGTTAGGTGTGGCTGGTGTGTTCGGCGGTTCTCTGTTCTCCGCGATGCACGGTTCGTTAGTAACTTCTTCCTTAGTGCGTGAAACCACTGAAATCGAATCTCAGAACTACGGTTACAAATTCGGTCAAGAGGAAGAAACCTACAATATCGTTGCCGCTCACGGTTACTTCGGACGTTTAATCTTCCAATACGCTTCTTTCAACAATAGCCGCTCTCTGCACTTCTTCTTAGGTGCTTGGCCGGTAATCGGTATCTGGTTTACGGCAATGGGTGTTAGCACCATGGCGTTCAACCTCAACGGTTTCAACTTCAACCAGTCGATTCTCGATTCTCAAGGTCGTGTAATCGGTACTTGGGCCGATGTGTTAAACCGCGCTGGTATCGGTATGGAAGTAATGCACGAGCGCAACGCTCACAACTTCCCCTTAGACTTAGCTAGTGGTGAACAGGCTCCCGTAGCTCTGATTGCTCCCTCTATCAATGGTTAA
- a CDS encoding Uma2 family endonuclease, translated as MTALTGKYTLSQYFEREIQSQTRHEYLDGKIIAMTGGTPTHNRIISNLLVALYTGLKNQPYAVFVTDQRLWIPERQIATYPDIMVMPEPLTYQEGRKDTLINPVLIAEVLSASTANYDREEKFAAYRTIATFQEYLLISQEKCYIEHFQKEGAPQSGSLRDRWLFTAYESDRIIHLNSLRVEVEIADIYNKVIFS; from the coding sequence ATGACCGCTCTCACTGGAAAATATACTCTTAGTCAATATTTTGAGCGGGAAATACAATCCCAAACTCGCCATGAATATCTGGATGGAAAAATTATTGCTATGACAGGAGGAACACCGACTCATAATCGCATTATTAGTAATTTATTAGTGGCTTTATATACTGGACTAAAGAATCAACCCTATGCCGTTTTTGTCACCGATCAGCGTTTATGGATACCTGAGCGTCAAATAGCTACCTATCCTGATATTATGGTGATGCCTGAACCTCTCACTTATCAAGAAGGACGCAAAGATACTTTAATTAATCCTGTTTTAATCGCTGAGGTTTTGTCTGCTTCAACGGCAAATTACGACAGAGAAGAAAAGTTTGCCGCTTATCGAACCATTGCAACTTTTCAGGAATATTTATTGATTTCTCAGGAAAAATGTTATATTGAACATTTTCAAAAGGAAGGCGCACCGCAAAGCGGATCTCTGCGAGATCGCTGGTTGTTTACAGCTTATGAATCTGATAGGATAATTCATTTAAACTCTTTGCGGGTTGAGGTGGAGATAGCAGATATTTATAACAAGGTAATCTTTAGTTAA
- a CDS encoding putative toxin-antitoxin system toxin component, PIN family, producing the protein MMFAQDSPLVILDTSVFLSALLSKNPNSAPCQIIRYWREGRFKLVISPQLLEELVEKLLLKNIDRNYIKEILTAIFYTAIKIQGIYQATLLDQVDPNDNRFLAAAYEIGADYLVSLDKKNILPLKHYHHTQILYPNLFLQVLQNS; encoded by the coding sequence ATGATGTTTGCTCAAGATTCACCTCTTGTTATTCTTGATACTTCGGTTTTTCTTTCAGCTTTGTTAAGTAAAAATCCTAACAGTGCGCCTTGTCAAATTATTCGTTATTGGCGAGAGGGTAGATTTAAGTTAGTTATTTCTCCTCAATTATTGGAGGAATTGGTTGAAAAACTATTACTGAAAAATATTGACAGAAATTATATTAAGGAGATTTTAACGGCTATTTTTTATACTGCTATCAAAATTCAAGGCATTTATCAAGCAACGCTACTCGATCAGGTTGATCCAAATGATAATAGGTTTTTGGCAGCCGCTTACGAAATAGGTGCTGATTATCTAGTTTCTTTAGATAAAAAAAACATTTTACCGCTAAAGCATTATCATCATACACAAATTTTATACCCAAATTTATTCTTACAAGTCTTACAAAATAGTTAA
- a CDS encoding MASE1 domain-containing protein, whose protein sequence is MLRISSDRSKIVLVALVYLGVGWLGYLCLNLGSRPAPIWMSAGIGLTAVFLGGKRLVLGVFIGDLLLTFFLGASWPIALFSALGSSLSALLGAQFLHYLRFSATLQRIRDILLLVFLAALLASAVNATIDTFARSWLNTWDWRQFGQSWGIIWLGDSTGILMTTPLLLRFCFHRHSLREPQQPQRLGEALLCLSLLTVVTSVVFGGQQNFLNPDWSMVQYLEYLPFPFVVWAAMRFQTWGAVIANFLVSILALMGLAGGISPFILQAPDYTRGVLILQIFLVIVMSTSLFLSAAISERQQIDRALNETLEREHLLTQVALKVHQSLDIDQVLNTIVEEIRNFLDADQVYIGHCQEGGWSKVIAESRRPQIPSLMGWFPEPELLEELGQLFSLDKLIIADNTAKVQTLPTLKGYYEYLQVKSSLVLPLTVNNQHLGALVVHQYSHPRHWQKSEVKLLEQLATQVCIAIGQAQLYQRVQSLNNNLEREVAARTMELREKVWEIQRLYEMKTVFLQAVSHDLRTSIMGLVMLLKNLQCRQTEKVTISRAMLDQVVRSCDRQLTLINALSENHFAEERPLILHRQPLSLKEQVEIWLKDWQKDFDLYQATFINLLPDNLPAIDADPCQLRSVFEQLLNNALKHNPSPIQLALDARIDQDMLYCTLSDNGIGMDEEQCQHLFHLYVRNLHNQHLTGIGLGSYQCRQIIEAHSGRIGVKSTPRVGSQFWFTLPLAYQNSRVIKQELVNSNQ, encoded by the coding sequence ATGCTACGGATTTCATCAGATCGCTCTAAAATTGTGCTTGTTGCCCTAGTTTATCTGGGTGTTGGTTGGCTAGGCTATCTCTGCTTAAATTTAGGGTCGCGACCTGCCCCAATTTGGATGAGTGCCGGTATTGGCTTGACTGCTGTTTTTTTAGGGGGAAAAAGGCTAGTTTTAGGCGTTTTTATCGGGGATTTGCTTCTTACCTTCTTTTTAGGGGCTAGTTGGCCCATAGCTCTATTTTCAGCACTCGGCAGCAGTTTATCGGCCCTGTTAGGGGCGCAATTCTTGCATTATCTGAGATTTTCCGCCACTTTACAGCGCATTCGCGATATCCTTTTACTGGTATTTTTAGCGGCCTTATTGGCCTCGGCAGTTAATGCCACTATCGATACTTTTGCCCGTAGTTGGCTAAATACTTGGGATTGGCGGCAATTTGGACAGTCTTGGGGCATTATCTGGCTCGGAGATAGTACGGGGATCTTAATGACCACGCCGCTGCTGTTGCGTTTTTGCTTCCATCGTCACTCTCTGCGGGAACCCCAGCAACCCCAACGCCTTGGCGAGGCCTTACTTTGTCTGAGTTTGCTAACGGTGGTGACTTCCGTGGTTTTTGGTGGTCAACAGAATTTTCTTAACCCCGATTGGAGTATGGTGCAGTACCTCGAATATCTCCCTTTTCCCTTTGTGGTTTGGGCTGCTATGCGTTTTCAGACCTGGGGAGCGGTAATAGCCAATTTTTTAGTATCTATTTTAGCTTTGATGGGATTGGCTGGGGGAATCAGCCCTTTTATCCTACAGGCTCCCGATTATACCAGAGGTGTCCTGATCTTACAAATCTTTTTAGTCATTGTCATGTCAACTTCTCTGTTTTTATCGGCGGCGATTAGCGAAAGACAACAGATCGATCGAGCTTTAAATGAAACTTTAGAACGAGAACATTTACTAACACAAGTTGCTTTAAAAGTCCATCAATCTTTAGATATAGATCAAGTTTTGAATACCATTGTTGAGGAAATCAGAAATTTTCTCGATGCCGATCAAGTCTATATCGGCCACTGTCAAGAAGGGGGTTGGTCTAAGGTAATCGCCGAGTCCCGTCGTCCCCAGATTCCCTCGCTGATGGGTTGGTTTCCCGAACCAGAATTACTGGAAGAATTGGGACAATTATTTTCTTTAGATAAGTTAATTATTGCCGATAATACCGCTAAGGTGCAAACTCTGCCCACTCTCAAGGGTTATTACGAATACCTGCAAGTTAAATCCTCTTTAGTTTTACCTCTAACGGTTAATAATCAACATTTAGGTGCTTTAGTTGTCCATCAATATTCCCATCCCCGTCATTGGCAAAAAAGCGAGGTCAAATTATTAGAACAGTTAGCCACCCAAGTTTGTATCGCTATCGGCCAAGCGCAACTATATCAGAGGGTGCAAAGCTTGAATAATAATTTAGAACGGGAAGTGGCAGCCAGAACCATGGAACTGCGGGAAAAAGTCTGGGAAATTCAGCGTTTATACGAAATGAAAACGGTTTTTTTGCAGGCAGTATCCCACGATCTTCGCACTTCGATTATGGGATTAGTGATGTTATTAAAAAATTTACAGTGTCGGCAAACAGAAAAAGTAACTATCTCACGAGCAATGCTCGATCAGGTGGTGCGTAGTTGCGATCGACAACTAACTTTAATTAATGCTTTATCGGAAAATCATTTTGCTGAAGAACGACCTTTAATCTTACATCGTCAACCTCTATCTTTAAAAGAACAGGTGGAAATTTGGCTCAAAGATTGGCAAAAAGATTTTGATTTATATCAAGCTACTTTTATTAATCTTCTCCCCGATAACTTACCCGCTATTGATGCCGATCCTTGTCAGCTAAGAAGTGTTTTTGAACAATTATTAAATAATGCCTTAAAACATAATCCTTCACCGATTCAATTAGCTTTAGATGCTCGTATTGACCAAGATATGCTCTACTGCACTTTAAGCGATAATGGCATTGGCATGGATGAGGAACAATGTCAACATCTTTTCCATTTATATGTAAGAAATCTTCATAATCAACACCTAACGGGAATTGGTTTAGGTTCCTACCAATGTCGTCAAATTATCGAGGCTCACTCCGGCAGAATTGGGGTAAAAAGTACCCCGCGGGTTGGCTCACAATTTTGGTTTACTTTACCCCTTGCCTATCAAAATTCTAGAGTGATTAAGCAGGAGTTAGTCAACAGTAATCAGTGA
- a CDS encoding response regulator, with protein sequence MRILIVEDDPLMQLGLEQALGEQPDFEIVGQASDGLAGVQLALSLRPDLVVMDIGLPRLDGIAATKQIKEGLANVHVVMLTSHTLQREVIAALASGADAYCIKGASLDRLLAAIEAAKDGATYLDPQIARLVMDNLKPPAVQPNPNLALLSEREMEVLKLIVEGKSNAEIAEQLYLSTNTIKTHVRGIMNKLAVDDRVQAAVIALRSGIV encoded by the coding sequence ATGCGGATTTTAATTGTTGAAGACGATCCTTTAATGCAGTTAGGTTTAGAACAAGCACTCGGTGAACAGCCAGATTTTGAGATTGTCGGTCAAGCTAGTGATGGTCTAGCGGGGGTACAATTAGCCCTATCCCTACGGCCAGATTTAGTGGTCATGGACATCGGTTTACCCCGTCTCGATGGCATTGCGGCAACTAAACAGATTAAGGAGGGTTTAGCTAATGTTCATGTGGTCATGCTCACTTCCCACACTCTGCAACGGGAAGTGATCGCGGCGCTGGCTAGTGGTGCTGATGCCTATTGTATCAAGGGAGCGAGTCTCGATCGCCTTTTGGCCGCTATTGAAGCCGCTAAGGATGGGGCCACCTATTTAGACCCCCAAATTGCCCGTTTAGTCATGGATAATCTCAAACCGCCGGCAGTGCAACCTAATCCCAATCTAGCACTTTTATCCGAGCGAGAAATGGAGGTTTTAAAGTTAATTGTTGAAGGCAAAAGTAACGCTGAAATCGCCGAACAACTTTATTTAAGCACCAATACAATTAAAACCCATGTGCGGGGAATTATGAATAAATTAGCCGTGGACGACCGAGTACAAGCGGCCGTAATTGCCCTGCGATCCGGTATTGTTTAA